In one Leptospiraceae bacterium genomic region, the following are encoded:
- a CDS encoding DUF1566 domain-containing protein, with product MYINREWRLFFQKAMRLFLSRNLLLFVLLSTMTHCSKLGFSTGSNTSEKDNFIRLFQLGSGTSSTKLYLSLKGQLKDAKGKPIAYVVMSQNSTGISTSAAIRAGSDTEKIRCADYSLALGSIQCMKIIKPDNFSKQSSDGCYMMYLGTATNPKATQVAKVKNIQSGQNIQYYYNKKLESGMSRYTVYSCNGEFLTEDSIDDTASGTITDANGNYTLKAEAGRMNSIKVKTPAEDQGEIKIDLSDYTTEEELNAVNEDSTNLPITVSTTLQTSPAPAGVLTENNSSTDGSSSESTATASEPVINIDPTTLVQTAEAETQTTTTVTLPSVAYSKSFFVFTKDSAIATITPTVNGTVTSCSSSPTLPTGLSLDTGTCAISGTPTATQVSTNYTITASNTYGSTIATINVTVNLAPPSALTYSGGPYIFAKGITIATIVPTVNGTVISCMVSPSLPTGLALNTTTCAISGTPTATQSATSYTITASNAYGNTSATINTTIVQAYPIVDTGLNTCYDDSVSITCGSSHLGQDGDYSNIPHTRSYTGPTQHGTYTNDYITTDNTTGLVWKSCEEGKSDPVCATGTATSYNYANAITACANLNIANSNAGYAGRTDWHLPTMQELATLVDYSILDPSIDSGGFPNTTTAIKNWSSTSHVGTPTNAWFQNFSGGFSNNAAQTTATHKVRCVSGSLPVSQSFTDNGDGTIKHNNTGLTWQKCSRGQTNLDCSGGTASTDTWVNALGYCESLTLGGYSDWRLPNLNELKSIIDYSVSAAPYINSSFFPGTVAGNYWSSSTAINVINRTWHVQFSDALVTYTTKTVSINIRCVRGL from the coding sequence ATGTATATAAATCGAGAATGGAGATTATTTTTTCAAAAAGCAATGAGGTTATTTTTATCAAGAAACCTTTTATTATTCGTTCTACTCTCTACAATGACTCATTGTTCGAAGCTCGGCTTTTCAACGGGTTCTAATACTTCTGAGAAAGATAACTTTATCCGGCTTTTTCAACTTGGTTCTGGCACTTCATCAACAAAGCTTTATCTTTCCCTTAAAGGCCAGCTTAAAGACGCCAAAGGAAAACCCATAGCTTATGTTGTTATGAGCCAGAATTCAACCGGTATTAGTACCAGTGCTGCTATTCGAGCCGGCTCTGACACTGAAAAAATTCGCTGTGCGGATTACAGTCTGGCTTTAGGTTCGATTCAGTGTATGAAGATTATTAAACCGGACAATTTTTCCAAACAATCTTCTGATGGATGTTATATGATGTATCTGGGTACGGCTACTAATCCGAAGGCAACACAGGTTGCAAAAGTTAAGAATATTCAGTCCGGTCAGAATATTCAATATTATTATAATAAAAAACTGGAAAGCGGCATGAGTCGTTATACGGTCTATTCCTGTAATGGTGAATTTCTAACGGAAGACAGTATTGATGACACTGCTTCGGGAACTATCACAGATGCGAATGGGAATTATACCCTAAAAGCCGAGGCAGGCAGAATGAATAGTATCAAAGTTAAAACACCAGCAGAAGATCAGGGTGAAATTAAAATCGACCTGAGTGATTATACAACAGAAGAAGAACTAAATGCGGTGAACGAGGATTCGACTAACCTTCCTATTACGGTATCGACTACTTTACAGACGAGTCCGGCACCTGCGGGAGTGTTAACAGAAAATAATTCGTCTACAGATGGTAGCTCTTCGGAAAGCACAGCTACAGCTTCTGAACCAGTTATAAATATAGATCCGACAACACTTGTTCAGACAGCCGAAGCCGAGACTCAAACTACAACAACAGTGACTCTTCCTTCTGTTGCTTACTCTAAGAGCTTTTTTGTTTTTACAAAAGACTCTGCTATTGCAACCATCACTCCTACTGTAAACGGAACCGTGACTTCCTGCTCTTCTTCACCGACTCTACCAACAGGTCTTTCTCTGGACACAGGCACCTGTGCCATCAGCGGCACACCAACTGCGACTCAAGTATCGACAAACTACACCATCACGGCAAGCAATACCTATGGAAGCACAATTGCGACGATTAACGTCACGGTGAATTTAGCTCCACCTAGTGCTCTGACCTATAGTGGAGGCCCATATATTTTTGCAAAAGGCATTACGATTGCTACTATCGTACCTACTGTAAACGGAACCGTGATTTCCTGCATGGTTTCTCCAAGTCTACCTACAGGACTTGCTCTGAATACAACAACCTGTGCTATCAGCGGAACACCAACTGCCACACAGAGTGCGACCAGCTATACAATAACAGCGAGTAACGCTTATGGAAATACTTCAGCGACTATTAATACTACAATAGTACAGGCCTATCCTATTGTAGATACAGGTTTGAATACCTGTTACGATGATTCAGTTAGCATTACTTGCGGTTCCAGTCACCTGGGTCAGGATGGAGATTATTCTAATATTCCACATACCCGGAGTTATACCGGTCCAACCCAGCATGGAACCTATACAAACGACTATATAACAACAGACAACACAACAGGACTTGTCTGGAAAAGCTGTGAAGAGGGGAAAAGCGATCCAGTCTGTGCTACAGGAACAGCTACGAGTTATAATTATGCAAATGCCATCACAGCCTGTGCAAATTTAAACATAGCCAATAGCAATGCGGGTTATGCCGGAAGAACCGACTGGCATTTACCCACTATGCAGGAGTTAGCAACCCTGGTGGATTATTCTATTTTAGATCCTTCCATTGATTCAGGTGGCTTTCCGAATACAACTACTGCTATTAAAAACTGGTCTTCTACATCCCATGTCGGTACGCCAACAAATGCCTGGTTTCAAAATTTCAGTGGTGGCTTTTCCAATAATGCCGCTCAAACAACCGCTACTCATAAAGTTCGTTGTGTATCGGGAAGTCTACCTGTTAGCCAATCTTTTACGGATAACGGAGATGGAACCATTAAGCATAATAATACCGGTCTAACCTGGCAGAAATGCAGTAGGGGACAAACAAACCTTGATTGCAGCGGTGGAACGGCGTCTACTGACACCTGGGTAAATGCTTTGGGCTATTGCGAGAGCTTAACTTTAGGAGGTTATTCAGACTGGAGATTACCGAATTTAAATGAACTAAAGTCCATTATAGATTATTCGGTCAGTGCTGCTCCCTATATAAATAGTAGTTTTTTTCCAGGTACGGTTGCTGGCAATTATTGGTCATCATCCACTGCCATTAACGTTATAAACAGAACATGGCATGTCCAATTCAGTGATGCTCTTGTGACCTATACCACTAAGACTGTTTCTATAAACATTCGCTGTGTTCGAGGATTGTGA
- a CDS encoding ABC-2 family transporter protein, which translates to MKEALKPYFKLAIASIKSRMEYRASFIAFLISATLFYSAQIATIGIIVYRFRAIGGWNAGEIAFLYSLLILSQSIVSFIFSGLLEFSNLVREGVYDRYLLRPLSSLGQVIMGSFEIGGFANLLMGILTFVLANSMVSIQWNTNNIFFFILSILGGSFILGGIRIFISAIAFYAINNQSLIHLFVFSSREFLLYPVNIYSYGVRFLLTFIFPLAFVNFYPAQYFLVKNSVELYHPYFRYATFPVGIIVLISSLIFWKYGEKAYESAGA; encoded by the coding sequence ATGAAAGAAGCTCTAAAGCCCTATTTTAAACTGGCTATTGCCTCTATAAAATCCCGCATGGAATATAGAGCAAGTTTTATTGCTTTTCTTATTTCTGCCACTCTTTTCTATTCAGCTCAAATTGCTACTATCGGCATTATTGTATATCGTTTTCGGGCTATCGGTGGATGGAATGCGGGCGAAATTGCTTTTCTTTACAGCCTTTTAATTTTATCTCAATCTATTGTTTCGTTTATTTTTTCCGGTTTATTGGAATTTTCTAATCTTGTTAGAGAAGGAGTCTATGACCGCTACCTTTTACGCCCCTTATCTTCTCTGGGACAGGTTATCATGGGTAGTTTTGAAATCGGAGGATTTGCTAACCTTTTAATGGGAATCCTTACATTTGTATTGGCTAACTCAATGGTTAGTATTCAATGGAATACTAATAATATATTTTTTTTCATACTTAGTATATTAGGAGGTTCTTTTATACTGGGTGGCATTCGCATTTTTATCAGCGCCATTGCATTTTACGCAATAAACAATCAATCCCTCATTCACCTTTTTGTCTTTTCTTCCAGGGAGTTTTTACTTTATCCGGTAAATATCTATAGCTATGGAGTCCGCTTTCTTTTAACTTTTATATTCCCTCTTGCATTTGTAAATTTTTATCCGGCCCAATATTTTTTAGTAAAAAATTCAGTAGAACTATATCATCCTTATTTTCGATACGCAACTTTTCCGGTTGGGATAATCGTTCTTATATCATCGCTAATTTTCTGGAAATATGGAGAAAAGGCTTATGAATCGGCAGGAGCCTAG
- a CDS encoding sensor histidine kinase: MFKRIIFLLFILFSFRVKSAPIEEANGVFDLRKVDFSQNYQITLDSKWEFHWKTFCLPDNVSTDSSGNTNFIKCNKNKDFAYISSQFWNGSIIDGVEIEGLGYASYQLKLILPQNKKNLAIKFPPINSSFCAYLDKEQIHCSGKPGTRSETTRPGNRNHLAIIPLPASFYKKKDTFLTIHIANFQNSRGGFNQELILGDYEILKNEYHEYMVATSFIIGCLLFITLYHIAMLFLLKKISILYLIIFCFQTIAYVLCRNETFWHKIFPSTEYELVIRVEYFSQYTVIGVFFLFFHSLFEKEFSKYIYYSVLYSAFFLGLLVLFTPSYIFTNTLNIFFIIVYVAIIQSLIVVLKAIKNKKQDSKTTLLGFIIFFAFILNDILLTYKIIKSVFLVHYGALILLFFQSYLLILRFSEAFKNVEKLSIELQELNKNLEIKVEQRTKELSKEKEIAENINQLKDKFISLLVHDIRSPLAGLLYLVKSFSSKEKNLQDTQKVKEIFSEQNQIINNILKMTKEILEYNRFRMGTISINYDSISLLEVTNTVLDNLIPFLKSKNIKISHSLTEELVVVTDRVLLQEAIVNVVSNAIQYSPPNTEIKILYEIQNQTVLLKILDEGNGIPQDIQDKLFNFQYQKRKDVEGTGLGLPLTAEIISLLDGNIEINSRDQKGTVVTLSLPFEEKILVFLGDKKELKDSEFYNYRILCFQDTKSILSFLEKISPDLIVINNKNKDSKTLLADIKSQSEFTSLPIRFVSL, translated from the coding sequence ATGTTTAAAAGAATCATTTTTTTATTATTCATTCTTTTTTCTTTCCGGGTAAAATCAGCACCCATAGAAGAAGCAAATGGAGTTTTTGACCTGCGAAAAGTAGATTTTTCCCAAAATTACCAAATTACACTTGATAGCAAGTGGGAATTTCATTGGAAAACATTTTGCTTACCGGATAATGTTTCAACTGATAGTTCAGGAAATACTAACTTTATAAAATGTAATAAAAATAAGGATTTTGCTTATATAAGCTCTCAATTTTGGAATGGTTCTATAATCGATGGTGTTGAAATCGAAGGATTGGGATATGCGAGCTATCAGCTTAAACTCATCCTACCTCAGAATAAAAAAAATTTAGCGATTAAATTTCCTCCGATTAATTCTTCCTTTTGCGCCTATTTGGATAAGGAACAGATTCACTGCTCAGGGAAACCGGGCACAAGAAGTGAAACTACACGACCGGGAAACCGAAATCATCTTGCGATTATTCCCCTACCTGCCAGCTTTTATAAGAAAAAAGATACTTTCCTAACCATCCATATAGCTAATTTCCAAAATAGCCGCGGAGGCTTTAATCAGGAACTTATCCTGGGTGATTATGAGATTTTAAAAAACGAATACCATGAATACATGGTAGCTACATCATTCATTATAGGATGCCTACTTTTTATTACACTTTATCATATTGCTATGCTCTTTTTATTAAAAAAGATTTCTATACTATACCTTATCATTTTCTGCTTTCAAACAATAGCTTATGTCCTCTGTAGAAATGAAACTTTCTGGCATAAAATTTTTCCAAGCACGGAATATGAACTTGTAATAAGAGTAGAATATTTTTCGCAATACACTGTTATAGGAGTTTTCTTTCTATTTTTCCATTCCTTGTTTGAAAAGGAGTTTTCAAAATATATTTATTACTCTGTCCTCTACTCTGCATTTTTTTTAGGACTTCTGGTTCTCTTCACTCCGTCCTATATTTTTACAAATACACTGAATATCTTTTTTATCATAGTATATGTGGCAATTATTCAATCCCTTATTGTGGTTTTAAAAGCGATTAAAAATAAAAAGCAGGATTCGAAGACAACTTTATTAGGTTTTATTATCTTTTTTGCTTTTATTTTGAATGATATATTATTAACCTATAAAATTATTAAATCGGTGTTTTTAGTACATTACGGTGCACTAATACTTCTTTTTTTCCAATCTTATTTACTTATTTTGAGATTCTCTGAAGCATTTAAAAATGTAGAAAAACTATCAATAGAACTACAGGAACTAAACAAAAATCTTGAAATAAAGGTTGAACAAAGAACAAAAGAATTAAGCAAAGAAAAAGAAATCGCAGAAAATATCAATCAACTCAAAGATAAATTTATTTCTCTATTAGTTCACGATATACGTTCGCCTCTGGCAGGTTTACTATACCTTGTTAAAAGTTTTTCCAGTAAGGAGAAGAACTTACAGGACACCCAAAAAGTAAAAGAAATTTTTTCAGAGCAAAACCAGATCATCAATAACATTTTAAAGATGACTAAAGAAATATTAGAATATAATCGATTTCGTATGGGAACTATCTCTATAAATTATGATAGCATTTCTTTACTCGAAGTAACTAATACAGTTTTAGATAATTTAATACCTTTTCTAAAAAGTAAAAATATAAAAATTTCCCACTCTCTTACGGAAGAGTTGGTTGTGGTTACAGATAGAGTCCTATTACAAGAAGCGATTGTAAATGTGGTTTCCAATGCAATTCAATACTCTCCTCCAAATACTGAAATAAAAATCTTATATGAAATCCAAAACCAAACAGTTTTATTAAAAATATTAGATGAAGGTAATGGAATTCCACAGGATATTCAGGATAAGCTTTTCAATTTTCAATATCAAAAGCGAAAAGATGTTGAGGGGACTGGCCTCGGACTTCCCCTAACGGCAGAAATCATAAGCTTATTGGATGGTAATATTGAGATTAATTCTCGAGACCAAAAAGGAACTGTTGTCACCTTGAGTCTACCTTTTGAGGAAAAAATACTGGTATTTCTCGGAGACAAAAAAGAATTAAAGGATTCGGAATTTTATAACTATAGGATTTTATGCTTTCAAGATACAAAATCAATCTTATCCTTTTTAGAAAAAATATCTCCGGACCTAATAGTTATTAACAATAAAAATAAAGATTCTAAAACTCTATTAGCAGATATAAAAAGCCAATCTGAATTCACTTCTCTACCCATAAGATTTGTTTCTTTGTAA
- the lipB gene encoding lipoyl(octanoyl) transferase LipB yields MIVPGKLQNLDYSRYLRFQEKLRKKRKELLLFVEHPACITAGTTFQKNNLLFSESLLTRKKIGFYQIKRGGDVTAHEPGQLVIYPHVDLKKRNIGIAGFLDTFLEAIRKSVLEVWKIELCLKPESPGLYLKKNPEKKLVSIGVQFKQFFTSFGAAINISNSLETFSCINPCGGKASDIVSIQSLNQNPGKEEEFREIFLKLFLYSLG; encoded by the coding sequence ATGATTGTACCCGGAAAACTTCAAAATCTAGATTATTCGCGTTATCTACGCTTTCAGGAGAAACTAAGAAAAAAAAGGAAAGAACTACTTCTTTTTGTAGAGCACCCCGCCTGTATTACCGCCGGAACCACCTTTCAAAAAAATAATCTCTTATTTTCCGAAAGTCTACTGACCAGAAAGAAAATCGGATTCTATCAAATAAAAAGAGGAGGTGATGTAACCGCCCATGAACCCGGTCAATTAGTCATTTATCCCCATGTGGATCTAAAAAAAAGAAATATAGGAATCGCCGGCTTTTTAGATACTTTTTTAGAGGCGATTCGGAAATCCGTCTTAGAGGTCTGGAAGATAGAATTATGTTTAAAACCGGAGAGTCCGGGCCTCTACCTGAAAAAAAATCCGGAAAAAAAATTGGTCTCTATAGGAGTTCAGTTTAAACAATTCTTTACGAGTTTCGGAGCTGCTATCAATATTTCCAATTCTCTCGAGACATTTTCCTGTATAAATCCCTGCGGAGGAAAAGCAAGTGACATTGTTTCCATCCAAAGTCTAAACCAAAACCCCGGCAAGGAAGAAGAGTTCAGAGAAATTTTCCTGAAACTGTTTTTATATTCGTTGGGATAG
- a CDS encoding aspartate 1-decarboxylase, producing MFITICQSKIHRATVTEADLNYVGSLTVDKDLLDAAGMIPYQQVAVVNINNGSRFETYLIEGERGSGKICLNGAAARLGAVGDKIIIITYGQVDKEEIPLSYEPCVVHVDENNRIVNDLLVENSFIR from the coding sequence ATGTTTATAACCATATGTCAGAGCAAAATTCACAGAGCAACGGTAACTGAAGCAGATCTGAATTATGTCGGTAGTCTCACTGTCGACAAAGATTTGTTAGATGCAGCAGGAATGATACCTTATCAACAGGTAGCTGTAGTAAACATAAACAACGGAAGTCGTTTTGAAACCTATCTAATTGAAGGAGAGAGGGGTTCGGGTAAGATTTGTCTGAATGGAGCGGCTGCCAGATTAGGGGCTGTAGGCGATAAAATAATTATTATTACTTACGGTCAGGTCGATAAGGAAGAAATTCCTTTATCTTATGAGCCCTGTGTGGTTCATGTGGATGAGAACAATCGGATCGTAAACGATCTTTTAGTTGAAAACTCTTTTATAAGATAG
- a CDS encoding DUF4065 domain-containing protein yields the protein MDKLSKVIYYIVNCSGGIDRLNLGKAIYYTDGVYFQRNGKTITGERYIHLENCPQPVRMNQCILELVSGQVLKAEPYFCFETSLSGFRLIANKDLELDLEKAEVRKIRKVVQAFLKSKDDESMVYPNLYENYVITPLYNEIFFSPETINTKIHFFKQRRLLNLYGKIFKINYQ from the coding sequence ATGGATAAGCTATCCAAGGTTATCTATTATATAGTGAATTGCTCCGGTGGAATTGATAGACTCAATCTTGGAAAAGCAATTTACTATACCGATGGAGTATATTTTCAGAGAAATGGAAAGACGATAACCGGAGAGAGATATATACACCTTGAAAATTGCCCCCAACCTGTTAGAATGAACCAGTGCATCCTCGAGCTGGTTTCGGGACAGGTTTTAAAAGCTGAACCTTATTTCTGCTTCGAGACTTCTTTAAGCGGTTTTCGATTAATTGCCAATAAAGACCTTGAATTAGACCTGGAGAAAGCTGAGGTTCGAAAAATTCGAAAAGTTGTACAGGCATTTTTGAAATCTAAAGACGATGAAAGCATGGTTTACCCGAACCTGTATGAAAATTATGTGATCACGCCTTTATATAACGAAATCTTTTTTAGCCCGGAAACCATCAATACAAAGATTCATTTCTTTAAGCAAAGAAGACTTCTGAATCTATATGGAAAAATATTCAAGATAAATTACCAGTAA
- a CDS encoding response regulator transcription factor encodes MNKKNQKFYKIIIIEDQSITRLGLINLLKNTMFPIDKISEIDNGNLLIPMLEKEIYDLLILDLDIPGKNGMILLKQVKSKFPNIKIIIFTMFDAEGFFKEAISLGADAYVLKTDEISIFPEVMRRVLLEDEFYCSLSLIKYMRKNTIEFTDKEYEIMQCLKLDFSVPEIATKMQLSKRTIEYYINKLKNKLNCESLSNLKKEIKTKYYKEVNIMSREDSLD; translated from the coding sequence ATGAATAAAAAGAATCAAAAATTTTATAAAATCATCATTATCGAAGATCAATCGATTACTCGATTAGGGCTTATTAATTTACTCAAAAATACGATGTTTCCGATTGATAAAATTTCAGAAATCGACAATGGAAATTTATTAATACCAATGCTTGAAAAAGAAATTTATGACCTACTCATATTGGATTTAGATATTCCCGGTAAGAATGGAATGATTTTATTAAAACAGGTTAAAAGTAAATTTCCAAATATAAAAATTATCATTTTTACCATGTTTGATGCTGAGGGATTTTTTAAGGAAGCCATTAGCCTTGGTGCTGATGCTTATGTATTAAAAACGGATGAAATATCCATTTTCCCGGAGGTAATGAGACGAGTTTTATTAGAGGATGAGTTTTATTGTTCTTTAAGTCTTATAAAATATATGCGAAAAAATACTATCGAATTTACAGATAAAGAATATGAAATCATGCAATGCTTAAAACTGGACTTTTCGGTACCTGAGATAGCTACTAAAATGCAGTTATCCAAAAGAACGATAGAGTATTATATTAATAAATTGAAGAATAAATTAAACTGTGAAAGCTTATCGAATTTGAAAAAGGAAATAAAAACCAAATACTACAAAGAAGTAAATATAATGAGTCGAGAAGATAGTTTAGATTAA
- a CDS encoding serine hydroxymethyltransferase yields the protein MSILQELDKEVFQALEEEDKRQENSLELIASENFVSRAVLEAYHSTLTNKYAEGYPGKRYYNGCENADTVEALAIERAKRLFGAEYANVQPHSGAQANMAVFLACLQPGDTFMGMNLAHGGHLTHGSPVNFSGRNYKVVPYGVRQDNHRIDYDELRKLALEHKPKLIVAGASAYPRTIDFVAFAEIAKEVGAKLMTDIAHIAGLVATGLHPSPVGLADYVTTTTHKTLRGPRGGLILSSEENGKVLNSRVFPGVQGGPLMHVIAAKAVAFGEALKPEFKQYATQVIENAKVLAEVFVMRGFRLISGGTDNHLMLVDVSVKGVTGAVAADRLEEANITVNKNGIPFDEKPPAITSGIRIGTPALTTRGLKAEEMKKVGSLICDVLENIEEEKVLQKAKGEVAEICKQFPMDKFRL from the coding sequence ATGAGTATATTACAGGAATTAGATAAAGAAGTTTTTCAGGCCTTAGAGGAAGAGGACAAAAGACAGGAAAATAGCCTGGAATTGATAGCCTCAGAGAATTTTGTATCCAGAGCGGTTTTAGAAGCTTATCATTCTACCCTAACCAATAAGTATGCAGAAGGGTATCCGGGAAAGCGTTACTATAATGGATGTGAAAATGCGGATACAGTCGAAGCACTGGCGATAGAAAGAGCAAAGAGACTTTTCGGTGCAGAATACGCCAATGTGCAACCGCATAGTGGTGCTCAGGCAAATATGGCTGTGTTTCTGGCCTGTCTTCAACCGGGTGATACTTTTATGGGGATGAATTTAGCCCATGGAGGACACCTGACTCATGGTTCTCCGGTGAATTTTAGCGGCAGAAATTACAAGGTAGTTCCTTATGGCGTCAGACAGGATAATCACCGTATCGATTACGATGAACTTCGTAAGCTGGCTCTTGAGCATAAACCTAAATTGATTGTAGCCGGTGCTTCGGCCTATCCTCGAACCATTGATTTTGTCGCTTTTGCGGAGATTGCAAAAGAGGTAGGGGCAAAACTCATGACTGACATTGCCCATATTGCAGGACTCGTAGCTACCGGGCTTCATCCGAGTCCGGTAGGCCTCGCTGACTATGTTACCACTACTACCCATAAGACATTACGGGGGCCGAGGGGAGGTTTGATTCTTTCTTCAGAGGAAAATGGTAAGGTTTTAAATTCAAGGGTATTTCCCGGGGTTCAGGGAGGACCTTTAATGCATGTAATTGCCGCCAAGGCAGTTGCTTTTGGAGAGGCCTTGAAACCTGAATTTAAACAATATGCCACTCAGGTGATAGAAAATGCGAAGGTTTTGGCTGAGGTCTTTGTAATGAGGGGATTCAGGCTTATCAGCGGAGGAACAGATAATCATCTTATGCTTGTCGATGTTTCTGTCAAGGGTGTCACCGGTGCTGTAGCGGCTGATAGACTGGAAGAAGCCAATATTACAGTCAATAAGAACGGGATTCCGTTTGATGAAAAGCCTCCGGCCATTACTTCCGGAATCCGAATTGGAACACCGGCCTTGACTACAAGAGGGCTGAAAGCGGAAGAAATGAAAAAAGTAGGAAGCCTCATCTGTGATGTTCTCGAAAATATTGAAGAGGAAAAGGTTTTACAAAAAGCAAAAGGGGAAGTTGCTGAAATCTGTAAGCAATTCCCTATGGATAAGTTTCGATTATAA
- a CDS encoding metal-sensitive transcriptional regulator, whose product MENLPLIHRLNRIQGQIEAIKKTLQNEEERDCIKIMRLVKAANNALKKFSEVYVTEHMEECMRNGSSSGKIEQEMKEVISSVFNL is encoded by the coding sequence ATGGAAAACCTTCCACTGATACATAGATTGAATCGGATACAGGGTCAGATTGAGGCAATTAAAAAAACTCTTCAAAATGAAGAAGAGAGAGATTGCATAAAAATCATGCGCCTTGTCAAAGCAGCGAACAACGCATTAAAAAAATTTAGTGAAGTTTACGTAACGGAGCACATGGAGGAGTGCATGAGAAACGGCTCCTCCTCCGGGAAAATTGAGCAGGAAATGAAAGAAGTGATTAGTTCCGTTTTTAATCTTTAA
- a CDS encoding UDP-galactose-lipid carrier transferase, whose amino-acid sequence MKLSDVQHHALDYHDYKKKINELQKKARDLSYLAYERQRGAILVFEGWDAAGKGGAIRRLTTSIDPKLYHVKPIAAPNSVEKKHHYLWRFWVQLPSDGHICIFDRSWYGRVLVERVEGFAGEEEWRRSYNEIVNFEKDLLDSGRIVIKYWLHITSEEQLNRFNARQEDPLKRWKLTDEDWRNREKWSLYENAAEEMFEKTDRKKAKWNIIAANDKYFARVEILKIFCKTLSKELGVPSDFFS is encoded by the coding sequence ATGAAATTATCCGACGTTCAACACCATGCCTTAGATTATCATGATTATAAAAAGAAAATTAACGAACTGCAAAAAAAAGCGAGGGACTTAAGCTATCTCGCCTATGAAAGGCAAAGAGGAGCCATTCTCGTTTTTGAAGGTTGGGATGCAGCCGGAAAAGGAGGAGCCATTCGCCGCCTCACAACTTCTATTGATCCCAAATTATACCATGTAAAACCTATAGCAGCACCCAACTCCGTAGAAAAGAAACATCATTATCTCTGGAGATTCTGGGTTCAACTCCCATCGGACGGTCACATATGTATCTTTGATAGATCCTGGTATGGACGGGTACTGGTAGAAAGAGTAGAAGGCTTTGCCGGGGAGGAAGAATGGAGACGTTCCTATAACGAAATTGTAAATTTTGAGAAGGATCTCCTCGATTCAGGCAGGATAGTAATCAAATACTGGCTTCACATTACGAGTGAAGAGCAACTAAATCGCTTTAATGCCAGACAGGAAGACCCCCTGAAACGCTGGAAATTAACCGATGAAGATTGGAGAAATAGGGAAAAATGGAGCTTATATGAAAATGCAGCCGAAGAAATGTTTGAAAAAACCGATAGAAAAAAAGCCAAATGGAACATTATCGCTGCTAACGATAAATACTTCGCAAGGGTTGAAATTTTAAAAATCTTCTGTAAAACCCTATCTAAAGAATTGGGAGTTCCTTCCGACTTTTTTTCTTAA